The Candidatus Hamiltonella defensa 5AT (Acyrthosiphon pisum) DNA window TGTAGGTGTATTAGATGCAGAGATAGATTCAAAAGAGTTTAAATTTTTAGGGTTGACTTCTAAAAAGGAGGTTCTATTAGATTGATTCAGTACAAATTTTTTATTAACAAACATTTTTAAATTCCCTAATATTTTTTAGGGAATTTATTGATAAATTGAATAAGCCTCCAAGTATTTTTATATTACGCTTTTGATAGGCATAATTCGTGTATTTTTGATTTAATTTTGGTTGTTTTTTGTCTAAATGTTATATCCTTTTAATAAAGATAAATATCAAAAACCGATCCGCTTTTTTATTTAATTTATCAAAATGCAGCATTCGGTGTGTGCTACTTGATCGGCGTGAGGAACACTAAGGAGTTAATTCGACAAAGCTTAACGGCAGCCCAAAAACTGAACCCATGTCCTGTCGCCCAAAAACGGTATTCACGACGTGCGGCTGATGGAATGCACTCATTGCCTGAGTGATCCCACTCAGCGAGCGGTCAGCATGATCGAGTAAATCACTGAGCGCGACTGGCCAATCTTGATGAAACCCATTTTCGGTGGCACTGCGTTTGAGCAGCGCTCTCATATGATATTCCTTATTCGCTATCCATAATTTTTCGATTTGATGTTTCTCTGAAGCAAAGTAATCCTCGATCTTGATGTCACCCGCCTTTTTGCCTTCACCTGTCGCAATTAAAATATAGAGATGGTCACCTTGTTTTCGTAGTTTAACGTCCTTTTCAGTGATCTCACCCAGTAATACCAGGACATTATTACCCCCGATTTCTTTGATAACATCATCGCCATCACCCACTGTGTAAAGGTAGGTATCATCTCCCTCGCCTCCCTCCAGTCGGTCATTTCCTGCGTTACCTTGAAGGGTATCCTTGCCGATGCCAGCATAGAGATGATCACTGCCGGCCCCACCGGCAAGAAAATCATCACCGCCTTCACCATAGAAGGTTTTGTCTACTTTTCTAAACTGACCCGTTCGATCTTTAGCCACGATCACAATGTCATTATCTGTGCCCCCATAGACCTTGACATCCAGGTCGCTTTCATCGATTACGCTATCATCACCCGCCAACGCACGAAAAGTATTTTCGGTCAATACCGCCGCATTAGATAATTTAACCAGATCGTTGCTCGAGCTGGCCTGCTCTTTAAAGTTATCTTGTTGCTTGCCTTTTTTGAATTCACCAGTGGGCTCATCAAAGTCAGCCATGTAAATATGGGCCTGGCCGTCTGCGCCTTTCTCTAAAAGATAGCTGTCCCCTGTTTTATCGATGATGACCATATGTTGATAACGTTTATCCTGCATAAAACGACGAAGGCGCAGTTCAAGGATACCTACGGCAATTTGGGGTGTCGCCGCACTTAACACCAGATCATGGTCATCTTTGACAGTAAGTGTATTCAATTGATCCATAGAAACAGACTTGAGAACAATCAAATCTGTCTTGGGGCTGTCTGTCTCATCCTCGTTATCAATCGTGATGGTTTTTTTCATGTAAGGTGTAGAGTCAATCTCATAGATATCAGCGCCCGGCCCTCCTTTTAAAAGGTCATTACCGAGCGTGCTGGATAATAGTTCATCGTTATGATGACCCTCTATTTTATCGTTATACCCAGTATCTCTTAAGCTCAATGTTAGCCATTTCGGTAGGACCGTTTTTTGCTCCCCCACGTTGATTTCACTGTATCCTTCAGGATTTTTCTGTATGAATTCAATCACACCGTTTTCTGCGGCCGGGCTGCCAAGAAAGGCGCTTCTTTTAAGATCGTAGACAGGGACATATTGCCCAGAAATTAATGGAAGTGGCCAGGTATCTACACCTTGCTGTTTTTGTTTATCGGCGACTTTTAAGGTTTCTGGCCAACTCATCACATCAATCTGTATGCCATCACGCGTGGTGAGGCTATAGCGATCATGGGATTGCAGTTGCGTGCCATCTTTGGAAAGCCTGTAAGTGTCTTCTAAATCAACTTGGGTGGTGGTTCCGTTGTCATTGGTGAGCAGAATACGTAAGGTGTAATTGTCTCTGTATTCCCATTTTGGGTTTACCCAAGCCGCGTCTTTTTTGATCAATACAATCGATTGAATTTGTGTTACATCGTGTTGCAGCACAACGTGATTGTGTTCTGCTGTGACACTACCGGTATCTATGATGTCTATCTCGGCTTTTCGGTTGTCGGTATTTTGCAAAACGCTCGTGCTGTCTTCTCCCAGACCTCCGTCAGCCAGGCCATTCGATAATGCGAGCATATCATTGCCCGGCATACCATAGAGTACACTGCGCCCCCTCGGAGAAATGAGCTGGTTATTATCCTCATCACCATACATCCGGTTATGTAATGACGTATCCCCGATCAGCCTGCTCATCTTGATAACTCGGGCATCTGGCACAGGCAAAGAAGCGCCAGACTGTTTTTTTGAAAGATCAAAAATAACAGCAGAGTTAGAGTCCTGTTTTTGAGTATTATCTAAAGATGCCACATATTGAGCCGACAGCACGGGGAGTGGGCAGATTTCTGTATTGTTATCATCTACTTTGATGCGCTCAGGCCAGCTCGTTGTATCAAGTTGCACACCGTCGTGGGTAGTTAAGCTGTAGCGACCACATAACTCAAGTTGCGCGCCATCTGCAGAGCGCCGATAGCCATCTGCTAAATCCAGTTGGGTGCGGGTACCATTATCGTTATTCAGAAGGATACGCAGGGAATAATGGCCTTCGGTTGAGCCTTTTTTAACCAGGGTGATTGACTTGATTTGCTTCACACTGTGTTTCAATATGACGTGGCTTCTTTCTCCTTTTGCTCCTCCGTCTATGATGTCTATACAGGCATCTTTCCCGGTGTCATTTTGCAGGATGATGTAGCTGTCTTCTCCTTCCCCTCCGTAAGCAGAACCTTGTTCTAGGGTTAAGGTATCATTTCCCCCTAAACCATAAAGCAAACTTTCACCCCCTTGACCATTGAGCTGGTTGTCATGCTCATTACCCATGATTGTGTCATTGAGTGTAGCATGCCCTATAATGTGCTCAATATCGGTAATTTGGGCCATTTTTTCCATACGGGGAATCTTCCCTCTTCCCTTGTAGTAAATATATCCGTCTACAAGTCTAACCAAATAACCGTCAACCTCTTCAGGGGTGGCTTGAATGACCAGAGTATCTTCGCCCCCTTGACCATCAAAATGACTGCCGATGAAGTCCTCACGAGTAGAATCCTGACTGCTACCGCCTAAGTAAAACAGATCATTTAAAGCTCTACCTGTGTATTTTTTTGCCCCTTTCCCGCCTAAAAAGATATTACGCCTTCTTCTATAACCGATGGCCTGGTCATTGCCATCCCCGAGATTAAACAGAATACTGCCATCCGCTCTGTTATTATCCAGATTATCTAATGAAAAGGCATTTTTTATAGAGTCAGTGTCAGAAGCGTCAAATATATCATCTACTTCCTTAAATATTGGGGTATGATAGTATTCACTGGTTTCTACGAATTCCAGGTTTTGATAAACCCATTCCCAGTTATTTCCATACCGATTTTTCAATTCCTGTTTTAATTCATTCCTGCTTTTTTCCAGGTCTTCGACCCTACTGAAACAATCGACCATATTGTTAATGTGGTCGACGTCTTCCACTGTTGAAAGTGTGACCATCTCAGGTGACAGAATATGTAATTTGAAATACGGTTGCGATTTTAAATTGAAATCTTTAAGACTATAAACATAGCGATAAACATTCTTAAGCCCTTTGTCTGAAAGCATTTTCATCGCATTTTTTTCTAAAAATATATCGCACATCTCACGATATTCGCCGCGCTGGCTATTAGCCAGTCTGTTTTGTATTTCTTTTGACGGGGGCCGCGCCCAAAATGTTCTCCAGCCTGTTTCCCATTTGTCGCCTACACTTAAATAAATCTGTTTCTCTATCTCTTCAACTTGACGTACCGCCGAATAGATTTGTCCCCCAGCCAGCAATACGCCACCAATAACAAGCCCGATGGGCCCTGCCATAGCAGCGGCACTGCCGCCAACAATAAAAGCCGCCGCCGTACCGATGCCAACGACAGCCCCTGCCACTGACAGGCTTCCTGAGACAATCAGATCCTGGCGAACATCAGGGGCTGTTTCAGTATCAAGTTTCGAAAAAGCCTGATAAGCATCGTAGACATCAAAACCGGTACCCAACAAACTGAGAACGGGGCCACCGACTTTGATCAGGCGTGCTTTTGTCGCTATGTGAGAAATAGGTTTGCTCACATTGTTGATCATGATAGAAGAGGCCATTTTACTCAGCGCATATTGCCCGATATCAATACCTGCATTCGTGCCAAAAGAAACGATGGCAAAGTTTCGTTCAAATTCAATCCTCTGACTTTGTTCTGGTGTTAACCCCTCCTGCTTTAATGCCTGTTCATAATTGGAGATAACTTGAGATCTAAAATAATAACCGAGTCCAGATATACCCAAGCCAGCATAATTGACGACCTTATTCATTCGATGGACCAGATTTTTTGTCTGTATCGCACGCATCAATTCAGGTTTGACGGTAAACGTCCCATCAGAGTGGCATTTTGTATGGCTATTCACCTCATTGAGTAAGTTTAATGTCTTTTTCGCAATGGCATGATCTTCTAGTACCCCGCGTTTGAGCAGAGGCGAAGTATCGACATCCGCGGCGTTCATTCTTTCCTTGATGAGACGCAGCGCGGGTTTAAGAGCAGGATCATTGAGATCATGACGGGTTAAAAAATCGTGCAATTGTTGAGGCCCAAAGCTGAGTTTTTTTAACGAAGCAGGCCCAATGTCATTGAGCTGCTCGGCCGTCACGGGTCTGCCTTCAAAGTTGACCCCCATATCCAGTAAGGTTTTAAGAGACAGAACATGCTGTGTTTGCCGTTGGTGGGTTTTCTGTTGCCCTGCCAGGCTGTGTTGGAGCCTAAAGGTGTCTGTTTGACCTTGGCTTCCAGGTCTTGTAATCGTTGTTGAGCCGCCTGATTCCATATCCAGCTGAACTAATACCGAATCAGGGTGTTTCCCCGTAAAATCAGGAGCTGCCTTAGAAATAATCGCATCGTTCTCCATCTGAATAGTCGGTTGACGGCCATCGTAGTTGGTGCTACCCCCACCTGTTTTGGTGGTCACCTGGGGTTTTTCCCAATGCTCCACATCGGTGTTTTTAAGCGCGGGATGCGTATCTGATTTTGGTACTTGTTTTATTTGATTATGATTAGGGGAGGCATTGTCGTGTGATGCAATGGCTTGATCGGCTTCCTGGCCAAGACCATTGATTGATAATAAGTGACGTAACGGAGCAGGATCTATTTTGTTGATTGGTGGTAAATGAGGGTCTAAATGCGGTTTTGAGTTCAATGATCCCCGTGTTTGAAGCTGATCTAATTCTGGATGCTGAGGGGGCCTGTTAGCATTGATTTGAGATGGTAAGGTATTTTTTTGATTTCCATATTGGGTCATGACCGGCGTTAAGTCCAGGCCAGGGCTTTTTTGACGCCGCGCCTCTAATCTTTCTGGGGAGGGTTCAAAATCAGCATAAATCGCTGTTTTTATGTTATTGTTTCCTAATGCTTTTGCTTCTTCTAATTCACTAACGGTAACCTGGCCGCCTCCAAATACCAAAAATTCACCTGTCCTATGGATATCCTCTTTCTTGGTGGCGACATATACCATGTAAGATTTGCCGCCTTCATCTAACACTTTCCATGTTTCGTTTGGGTCGTTTACAAAAAACACCTCATCACAATAGGGAAAGTTGCTGTAATACTTCTTGGCTTCTTCAGATACGATGCCTATTGTTCGAATATGTGCGACGTGAAAGTTGCACCACAGAAGTCCCTTGAAAAAGGGTAAGGTTGATCCGAAACCTTATTGCCACTTACTCGGTGCAAGAGGAGTAATTCTCTTGTGCTAAGCGAGAATGAAAGCCTAACTAAAGTATTAAGCTGAATAAGAAATAGGGGCAAGGCAAAACTGAAATGGGTTGAATAAAGTGAATCTCCGTTATTAAAATGTCGTAAGCAAGTAAAACACGAAATCAGATGTGACGTGTTATGGGGAAGTTTAACGACAGTTAGAAACGGGTAAAGAAGAGTGTTCGTTCTTTACGACGGATCCCGTTCCCCGGCATAGAGGAGGCAGCCCACTCAATGTATCTTCATGGTGTGAAACACGGTAACCCCATTAATCTTTTAGTGTTGATGTAAATACTAAGAGACAGTGGGCATAAGACGTTCCAAAAAGCGAAGGCAATCAGCCGAAAGGCAACTGGAAATCATAACAGGATTGATAGAGGTAATTACTTTACTCTGAAAAGAGGCTGACGTGGAACGGGTGACTTACCCATATAATCCTTTACCAAGGTTATGAATTGATTTAGAAGAGTTAGATGCCTATGGCAAACGTAATAAATCAAAACTATGAACAACAACTGGAATGGCATGCTATTAACTGGCGTGTTGTGACAGCCATGATTAATAATCTAAGGCAAAGAATATATAGGGCTTCAGCAACAGGTGACTTAAAGAAAGTCAGAAATCTGCAAAAACTCATGATGAAATCAAGAGCTAACCATCTTCTGGCTATCAGGAAAGTCACTCAGGTCAATCGGGGAAAACACACGGCTGGAGTAGATAATCAGGTAATTAATGACCATAAAGGACGAGAACATCTTTATAAGTTATTAAGCCAAACAACTTCAGAAAAGGTTTATCCAGTAAAACGAGTTTACATAGCAAAAAAGAATGGAAAAAAACGCCCTCTTGGGATCCCAACCATTCTCGACCGCTGTAGACAAGCGATAGTTAAATCGGCGCTGGAACCTTATTGGGAAGCAAAATTTGAACCAGTCAGCTACGGATTTAGACCGGGGCGAAGTGCCCATGACGCAATACAAAAAATTTTCTGTATTGCCAGAGCACGAGGGACACGGCACTGGGTACTAGATGCAGATATTAAAGGCGCATCTGACAACATTGACCATAATTTTCTCATAAAAAAAATCGGGGGATTCCCCGAAAGAAACATGATTAAACAATGGTTACAAGCCGGTGTGCTGGAACATGGCAACTATATACCCAATGTTGCAGGTACTCCGCAAGGCGGGATTATCAGTCCACTACTGGCCAATATTGCACTCCACGGAATGGAGACCTTACTGGGTATTCAATACTGGAAAAACGGCACGCCAAAACAAGGGCAACCTTATGCAGTAGTTCGTTATGCGGATGATTTTGTCGTATTCGGTAAATCCCGTGAAGAGTGCGAAACTGCCAAAATAAAGTTGCAAATTTGGTTAGCTCAGAGAGGGTTAGCTCTTTCTGAAGAAAAAACCAGTATCAAACACTTGAAGGAAGGATTCGACTTCCTGGGATTTAATATACGACATTATGACAATCGCCACAGAAAACGGGGATATATATTGTTAACGAAGCCCTCAAAGGAGTCGATGAAAAGGTACAAACAGCAAATGAGAATGACCTGGAAAGGTATTATCGGTATGCCGACACAAGAAGGAATAAGACAACTGAATGCCAAGATAATAGGATGGTGTAATTACTATCGTATTGGTGCTTCAAAAAGAACATTCAGTGCATTAGACCAATGGATGTGGATCCGCCAACGTAGATATTTGTATCGACGTCATCCCAATAAACACTGGTGGTGGCGAAGAAAACACTACTTAGGCAAGATACCAGGTAGAGAAGACTATTCAGTATTTATGGATAAATCAACCGGTGGATTTCTTTGGAAGCATGCATGGACAAAAATACAGCGTCATTGGCTAGTTCCAAAAAATGCTTCCCCCGACAATCCGGAATTGCGTGACTATTGGCGTAATAGGCAGGCACGTAAACAGCCTTTTATTTACGGTGTCAAAGTTAACCTCTATAAGCGACAGAAAGGTTATTGTCCTCTCTGTGATCAAGAGTTGGACAATGGTGAACAATTGCATGTTCATCATATTCAGCCTAAAGCTGAAGGGGGTGACAACAAGCTGGCTAATCTAAGATTGTTACATGCTAATTGCCACAGACAATTACATAGCAAAAAAGGAAAAATGTTGAAGTGAGTAAGTTGCGTGAGCCGTATGCGGGGTAACTCGCACGTACGGTTCTTGAGGGAGTGGGCACTTGCGGCCTGCTTACCTAATCAGCGTCAGTATCTTATCAGCTAAGGAATGTGCCAATATGCAAACTAGGGGTACGATTACGAGTTCTAATCCTGTGAGCTGTGATCGTCTACGTCGTGTCAATTTTAGACACGTCAACTTTAACGGGGTGATAAAAACTGGCAATATTGTTGTTCTTGATTCTGTTGCAGAACAAGTCGAAGGAATTTTTTCTGAATTATTCAAACAACGTTTTCCCATCCATAAGGCTGTGGTTATAGAACATTATCAAGGTAATGATGAAGCATCTATGGTTGATAACAACACATCCGATTTTAATGGGCGTTCAATAACAGGTGGAGCCTCCTGGTCGAAACACGCCTATGGCGTCGCCATTGATATCAACCCATTGCAAAATCCTTATATATCATATCCCGAGGAGGGTAGTGCTAACATACTTCCGCCCAGCAGTAGCAAATTTTTTGTAAACAGAAATAACAATCGTCCAAATAAAAAGCAACGAGTAGGCATGGCAGAAAATGTGATCGATGTTTTTGCTCGCCACGGTTTCATCATATGGGGTGGTGATTGGGATACTCCTATTGACTATCAACACTTTGAAGTAGGAAGTTACAATTTTATTCATAAACTCATCAATCAATCGCCTGACTCTGCTCGTCAAATGTTTAATCAGTATGTTAATCATTATAATGATTGTATATCAAAACATATTCAAAAAGACTATGCGTCAAAACGTACCATTTGTATAAACGAAGTTCGTCAGTAAATAAAAAATATTTATCATATAGAAATAAAAAACATATCTGAGAATGAGAAATACAAAATATTTTTAATAAAAAATAAAATAACCTGGATTATTGTTTGCTCTCTGATGATACAAATGTATCAATATTTAAACAGAAATATATTCGCCATTACTGCCTCTTTAAGTTTCACCCTTTTTTTTTATAACTGAAAAATACTTTTTTGATCAATAGATTGAAGTTGAAGGAAAAAACCGCTCAAGTTGCAAAACCGAAATTTTTTCCTATAATTATTTAAAATAACAAAACGTATTTTCATCAAAAATGATGATTCAAAAAAATTATTCGACAAATCATATAAATGATATAAAGGTACCATAAATGAGAAAAAAAATTTTTATCGCGTCAATTTTATTAGCTGGATGCTGTTTGACAGCGGCGGCAAAAACTGTAGATAAAATCATCGTTTTTTCTACCGAAAAATCAAAAGGAGCTC harbors:
- a CDS encoding RTX-family protein-16, which produces MFFVNDPNETWKVLDEGGKSYMVYVATKKEDIHRTGEFLVFGGGQVTVSELEEAKALGNNNIKTAIYADFEPSPERLEARRQKSPGLDLTPVMTQYGNQKNTLPSQINANRPPQHPELDQLQTRGSLNSKPHLDPHLPPINKIDPAPLRHLLSINGLGQEADQAIASHDNASPNHNQIKQVPKSDTHPALKNTDVEHWEKPQVTTKTGGGSTNYDGRQPTIQMENDAIISKAAPDFTGKHPDSVLVQLDMESGGSTTITRPGSQGQTDTFRLQHSLAGQQKTHQRQTQHVLSLKTLLDMGVNFEGRPVTAEQLNDIGPASLKKLSFGPQQLHDFLTRHDLNDPALKPALRLIKERMNAADVDTSPLLKRGVLEDHAIAKKTLNLLNEVNSHTKCHSDGTFTVKPELMRAIQTKNLVHRMNKVVNYAGLGISGLGYYFRSQVISNYEQALKQEGLTPEQSQRIEFERNFAIVSFGTNAGIDIGQYALSKMASSIMINNVSKPISHIATKARLIKVGGPVLSLLGTGFDVYDAYQAFSKLDTETAPDVRQDLIVSGSLSVAGAVVGIGTAAAFIVGGSAAAMAGPIGLVIGGVLLAGGQIYSAVRQVEEIEKQIYLSVGDKWETGWRTFWARPPSKEIQNRLANSQRGEYREMCDIFLEKNAMKMLSDKGLKNVYRYVYSLKDFNLKSQPYFKLHILSPEMVTLSTVEDVDHINNMVDCFSRVEDLEKSRNELKQELKNRYGNNWEWVYQNLEFVETSEYYHTPIFKEVDDIFDASDTDSIKNAFSLDNLDNNRADGSILFNLGDGNDQAIGYRRRRNIFLGGKGAKKYTGRALNDLFYLGGSSQDSTREDFIGSHFDGQGGEDTLVIQATPEEVDGYLVRLVDGYIYYKGRGKIPRMEKMAQITDIEHIIGHATLNDTIMGNEHDNQLNGQGGESLLYGLGGNDTLTLEQGSAYGGEGEDSYIILQNDTGKDACIDIIDGGAKGERSHVILKHSVKQIKSITLVKKGSTEGHYSLRILLNNDNGTRTQLDLADGYRRSADGAQLELCGRYSLTTHDGVQLDTTSWPERIKVDDNNTEICPLPVLSAQYVASLDNTQKQDSNSAVIFDLSKKQSGASLPVPDARVIKMSRLIGDTSLHNRMYGDEDNNQLISPRGRSVLYGMPGNDMLALSNGLADGGLGEDSTSVLQNTDNRKAEIDIIDTGSVTAEHNHVVLQHDVTQIQSIVLIKKDAAWVNPKWEYRDNYTLRILLTNDNGTTTQVDLEDTYRLSKDGTQLQSHDRYSLTTRDGIQIDVMSWPETLKVADKQKQQGVDTWPLPLISGQYVPVYDLKRSAFLGSPAAENGVIEFIQKNPEGYSEINVGEQKTVLPKWLTLSLRDTGYNDKIEGHHNDELLSSTLGNDLLKGGPGADIYEIDSTPYMKKTITIDNEDETDSPKTDLIVLKSVSMDQLNTLTVKDDHDLVLSAATPQIAVGILELRLRRFMQDKRYQHMVIIDKTGDSYLLEKGADGQAHIYMADFDEPTGEFKKGKQQDNFKEQASSSNDLVKLSNAAVLTENTFRALAGDDSVIDESDLDVKVYGGTDNDIVIVAKDRTGQFRKVDKTFYGEGGDDFLAGGAGSDHLYAGIGKDTLQGNAGNDRLEGGEGDDTYLYTVGDGDDVIKEIGGNNVLVLLGEITEKDVKLRKQGDHLYILIATGEGKKAGDIKIEDYFASEKHQIEKLWIANKEYHMRALLKRSATENGFHQDWPVALSDLLDHADRSLSGITQAMSAFHQPHVVNTVFGRQDMGSVFGLPLSFVELTP
- a CDS encoding M15 family metallopeptidase — protein: MQTRGTITSSNPVSCDRLRRVNFRHVNFNGVIKTGNIVVLDSVAEQVEGIFSELFKQRFPIHKAVVIEHYQGNDEASMVDNNTSDFNGRSITGGASWSKHAYGVAIDINPLQNPYISYPEEGSANILPPSSSKFFVNRNNNRPNKKQRVGMAENVIDVFARHGFIIWGGDWDTPIDYQHFEVGSYNFIHKLINQSPDSARQMFNQYVNHYNDCISKHIQKDYASKRTICINEVRQ
- the ltrA gene encoding group II intron reverse transcriptase/maturase; translated protein: MPMANVINQNYEQQLEWHAINWRVVTAMINNLRQRIYRASATGDLKKVRNLQKLMMKSRANHLLAIRKVTQVNRGKHTAGVDNQVINDHKGREHLYKLLSQTTSEKVYPVKRVYIAKKNGKKRPLGIPTILDRCRQAIVKSALEPYWEAKFEPVSYGFRPGRSAHDAIQKIFCIARARGTRHWVLDADIKGASDNIDHNFLIKKIGGFPERNMIKQWLQAGVLEHGNYIPNVAGTPQGGIISPLLANIALHGMETLLGIQYWKNGTPKQGQPYAVVRYADDFVVFGKSREECETAKIKLQIWLAQRGLALSEEKTSIKHLKEGFDFLGFNIRHYDNRHRKRGYILLTKPSKESMKRYKQQMRMTWKGIIGMPTQEGIRQLNAKIIGWCNYYRIGASKRTFSALDQWMWIRQRRYLYRRHPNKHWWWRRKHYLGKIPGREDYSVFMDKSTGGFLWKHAWTKIQRHWLVPKNASPDNPELRDYWRNRQARKQPFIYGVKVNLYKRQKGYCPLCDQELDNGEQLHVHHIQPKAEGGDNKLANLRLLHANCHRQLHSKKGKMLK